GCCGCAGCGCGGTGAGCGCCTGGTTCGCCGCCTGCTGGCTCAGCCCGTCCAGCTTCGGCACCTGCACCATCTCCGGCCCGGTGGATACCTCCAGGTAGATGGTGGTGCCCTGATTGGCTCGGGAGCCACCGAGCGGGCGGGAGGTGATCACCGAGCCGGCCGGCACCTTCGAGTCCGATCGTTGATCGATCTGAACGCGGAAGCCCAGGTCCTGCAGGCTCTGCTGCGCTTCTTGCGATGTCTTGCCGGACAGATCCGGGATGTCGACCTGCTTGGCTCGGGTGTCCGACTGCCATAGGTACGCGCCGATCGCGACGATGGCGACCAGTGCGGCGCCGACCGCCGCGATCCACCGGACGCTCCGGCGCGAGGTGGTCGGCTGGGCCCGCCGGCGACCCCCGCCGCCGGTGCGCACGAGCGGGGCGGGGGCCGGAGCATCGGCGCCGTTCTGCCGGGCGTCGGCGGGCGGGGCGTCGATCGAACCGATGATCGAGGTCCGATCCTCCTCGGTCATCACCGTCGGTGCGGCCGGACGCTGCCCGCCGAGCACCCGGATCAGGTCCGAGCGCATTTCCGCCGCCGACTGGTACCGGTTCGCCGGGTTCTTGCTCATCGCCTTGAGCACGATCGAATCGAGTTCCCGGGGAATGCCGTGCTGTACCTGCGACGGCAGTCGGGGGTCCTCGCGGACGTGCTGATACGCCACCGCGACCGGCGAATCGCCGATGAAGGGTGGCTCCCCGGTGAGGATCTCGAACAACACACAGCCGACCGAGTAGACGTCCGATCGCGCGTCGACCTGCTCACCGCGCGCCTGCTCGGGGGAGAGGTACTGCGCGGTGCCGATCACGGCCGCGGTCTGGGTCATCGGACTGGAACTGTCGGCGATCGCCCGGGCGATGCCGAAGTCCATCACCTTGACCGCGCCGGACAGATTCAGCATCACGTTGGCCGGCTTCATGTCGCGGTGCACGATGCCGTTGCGATGGCTGAAGTCGAGCGCCGCGCACACGTCGGCGATGATCTCCATCGCCCGCCGCGGTGGCAGCGGTCCCTCCCGGCGCACGAGGTCCCGCAGCGTCTCGCCCTCGACGTACTCCATGACGATGTAGGGCAGCGGCCCGGTGTCGGTCTCCGCCTCGCCGGTGTCGTACACCGCCACGATCGACGGGTGGTTCATCGCCGCCGCATTCTGCGCTTCGCGCCGGAAGCGGAGGTAGAACGCCGGATCACGGGCCAGATCGGCGCGCAGCACCTTGATCGCGACGTCCCGGGACAGCCGGACGTCACGTGCCATGTGCACCTCGGACATGCCGCCGAACCCGAGGATCTCCCCGAGCTCGTAGCGGTCCGAGAGGTTCCGCGGCGTGCTCACGGCGGGGTTACCGCCGAGGGAATGCTCGGGACGGTCACGGTCGGCGGAACCGTGACCTCCGGCGCCGTCTCGGTCGCCGGCAACGACGGCAGGCTGGGCAGCGAGGGCACCGTCGGCAGGCTGGGCTCGACCGGCACCGTGGTGGTCACCGGGGCCGACTCGGTGGTCTCGGGCACCGGCGACCGCGTGGTCACCCGGGTGGTGGCCGGGGTCGTCACCGGCGCCTCGGTGGTCGTCGGGATCACCACCTCGGCGGTGGTTTCCACGATCGGCGGCAGCACCGGCGCGACGGTGGTGGTGGCCGGCTCCGACGTCGGCGGGACCGAGGTCGTCGTCGGGGTGTTCGTCGAGTTGTCGCCACCGATCCCGGACAGCAACAGGCCGGCGGACAGCCCCGCAGCGGCGAGCAGCAGGGCGAGCGCGACATACACCAGATTCCGCTGGCCCTTCGACAAACCATGGGCTCGATCGTCGGCGACCGCATGTGCCCCGGTCCGATGGGACCCGTCGGGCGGGTCGGTCGGGTAACCGGCGCCGGTTCGATAGTCCTGATCACCGGATACCGCCCGGGTGACATTGGTCGGCGGCGGTAGCACCCGTTGGGTACCGGTGCCGGCCGCGCCGACCATCCCGGCAACG
Above is a genomic segment from Skermania piniformis containing:
- the pknB gene encoding Stk1 family PASTA domain-containing Ser/Thr kinase, whose protein sequence is MSTPRNLSDRYELGEILGFGGMSEVHMARDVRLSRDVAIKVLRADLARDPAFYLRFRREAQNAAAMNHPSIVAVYDTGEAETDTGPLPYIVMEYVEGETLRDLVRREGPLPPRRAMEIIADVCAALDFSHRNGIVHRDMKPANVMLNLSGAVKVMDFGIARAIADSSSPMTQTAAVIGTAQYLSPEQARGEQVDARSDVYSVGCVLFEILTGEPPFIGDSPVAVAYQHVREDPRLPSQVQHGIPRELDSIVLKAMSKNPANRYQSAAEMRSDLIRVLGGQRPAAPTVMTEEDRTSIIGSIDAPPADARQNGADAPAPAPLVRTGGGGRRRAQPTTSRRSVRWIAAVGAALVAIVAIGAYLWQSDTRAKQVDIPDLSGKTSQEAQQSLQDLGFRVQIDQRSDSKVPAGSVITSRPLGGSRANQGTTIYLEVSTGPEMVQVPKLDGLSQQAANQALTALRLRLDPTADRAPSTDTELDHVIAQEPSAGSSVSVDAVVRITLGSGPEQVRVPNVVGQAIDVARPNLEDGAGFVVKVEQVESTRPTGEVVSTSPGGGSQAEKGSTVTVRVSSGAKIAMPDLSNQTLQQVLDTLHAAGWTGTAEALTQSRQQTLDPSKWERVTSQMPSLGTQIATNGRVSVILGQAGIPGG